A DNA window from Christiangramia salexigens contains the following coding sequences:
- a CDS encoding YeeE/YedE family protein encodes MKVLGYLFIGIFFGIVMFKSEAASWFRIYEMFQFASFHMYGIIGSALVLGILGVQLIKRKGIKDINGENINFVPKEKSFSRYMYGGIIFGLGWGLAGACPGPIYTLIGAGYVSVIVVFLAAILGTYVYGLLRDKLPH; translated from the coding sequence ATGAAAGTATTAGGATATTTATTTATAGGTATATTTTTCGGAATCGTAATGTTTAAATCTGAAGCAGCCAGCTGGTTCAGGATCTATGAGATGTTCCAGTTTGCTTCTTTCCATATGTATGGGATCATTGGATCGGCCCTGGTATTAGGTATATTGGGTGTGCAATTGATCAAACGAAAGGGTATTAAAGATATCAATGGAGAGAACATCAATTTTGTTCCGAAAGAAAAGAGCTTTAGCCGTTATATGTACGGAGGAATCATTTTTGGTCTTGGATGGGGACTTGCAGGAGCATGTCCCGGACCGATCTATACGTTGATCGGTGCCGGTTATGTCTCTGTAATAGTAGTCTTTTTAGCTGCTATTCTTGGAACCTATGTGTACGGACTTCTTAGAGATAAACTACCTCATTAG
- a CDS encoding YeeE/YedE family protein: MELILQPWPWYVAGPLIALIMFLLLFMGKQFGMSSNLRTFCTICGADKQASFFDFNWRAQKWNLVVILGAAIGGFIGMNFLTEDPAVIINPDTVNTLQNLGFESTGSVYLPDELYSLEALTNFKSLSILIIGGFLIGFGARWAGGCTSGHAISGLSNLQLPSLISVIGFFIGGLIMVHLLFPLIF; this comes from the coding sequence GCCTCTAATTGCGCTTATAATGTTTCTTCTGTTATTCATGGGGAAGCAATTTGGTATGTCATCTAATCTTAGAACTTTTTGTACTATTTGCGGTGCAGATAAGCAAGCTTCGTTCTTCGATTTTAACTGGCGTGCACAAAAATGGAATCTTGTTGTGATCCTCGGAGCTGCAATAGGTGGTTTTATAGGAATGAATTTCCTTACCGAAGATCCTGCCGTAATAATAAATCCCGATACGGTTAACACCTTGCAAAATCTGGGATTTGAGAGTACAGGTAGTGTATATTTGCCTGATGAGTTATATAGTCTGGAAGCTTTGACCAACTTTAAATCCTTGAGCATCTTGATCATTGGAGGATTTCTAATTGGATTTGGAGCAAGATGGGCGGGAGGTTGTACCTCCGGGCATGCGATCTCAGGCTTGAGCAATTTACAGTTGCCTTCTCTTATTAGTGTAATTGGATTTTTTATTGGTGGATTGATCATGGTTCACCTGTTATTCCCATTAATATTTTAG